Proteins from one Hyalangium ruber genomic window:
- a CDS encoding TetR/AcrR family transcriptional regulator, whose translation MASRAQRLPASARRAQLIDVGRSVFARRGYEAASVEEIAEVAKVSKPVIYEHFGGKEGLYAVIVDREMEYVVRRVAEAIAVGSSRERVEQAAIAFLTYVKEHPDGFAVLAHDTPVTSARGGMSSLLNDVAERVGHIFVTSFKAAGYDPKVAPIYAHALVGMVTFVGQWWTGVRKPPVEEVAAHISSLVWMGLRHLPKRPVLLSNRRR comes from the coding sequence ATGGCCAGCCGTGCTCAACGTCTCCCTGCCTCTGCTCGACGCGCCCAGCTCATCGACGTCGGACGCTCTGTCTTTGCCCGACGCGGCTACGAGGCGGCTTCGGTCGAGGAAATCGCCGAGGTGGCGAAGGTCTCCAAGCCCGTCATCTACGAGCACTTCGGTGGCAAGGAGGGCCTGTACGCAGTCATCGTAGACCGTGAGATGGAGTACGTGGTCAGGCGCGTCGCCGAGGCCATCGCGGTGGGCAGTTCCCGTGAACGCGTCGAACAGGCAGCCATCGCGTTTCTGACGTATGTGAAGGAGCACCCCGATGGCTTTGCCGTCCTCGCTCACGACACACCTGTGACCTCTGCTCGCGGTGGGATGTCGTCGCTGCTCAATGATGTGGCCGAGCGCGTCGGTCATATCTTCGTCACCTCGTTCAAGGCCGCGGGCTACGATCCCAAGGTGGCGCCGATCTACGCCCATGCCCTGGTCGGCATGGTCACCTTCGTCGGACAGTGGTGGACGGGTGTGCGCAAGCCGCCTGTCGAGGAGGTTGCCGCGCATATCTCCTCTCTCGTCTGGATGGGGCTGCGCCACCTTCCCAAACGCCCAGTGCTCCTCTCGAATCGGCGGAGATGA
- a CDS encoding CocE/NonD family hydrolase has translation MSWLRAFAVSVVLLLCVAAGPASASSSFQVVNFPTRDGVTLTGNVFTPDTTGKHPAIIFITSWALPSVEYYVQAQRFADAGYVVVSYTPRGFWSSGGTIDTAGPKDIGDLSEIINWTIANTPTDPTRIGAAGVSYGAGMALIGSAFDSRIRAVAALSCWTDLTYSLFSNQTRHLQSAGLLWLSAELTGQPSAELQQALSNFFDNQNLDSVIAYAQVRSAATYLNRINTNRPAILMANAYGDTFFGPNQLADFFTRLTGPKRLELRPGDHAIAELTGIIGLPNDAWTSTRRWFDQYLRGVDTGIASENPVQLQLRGQSTYESYPSWSAVSTSTARYNLSEIHWWSNEGDLMTGSQTGWSKTILAGDDTVANGGVVLLTNGAEAITGEPPTAWIPAVDRSNAAVWQSDWLTSPRRVRGTPHLRLTVTPGSSGQTTVLAYLYDTDWGGTGSLVTHVAVTLRDAVAGQPYAVDVDFLSTAYDIPSGHRLSLVLDTVDPLYADKAPAFSTVRFSSPSSSPSYVSLPLK, from the coding sequence TTGTCCTGGTTGCGTGCGTTCGCTGTGTCCGTGGTTTTGTTGCTGTGCGTGGCCGCCGGTCCTGCGTCGGCGTCCTCTTCGTTCCAGGTCGTCAACTTCCCCACGCGGGATGGAGTGACCCTGACGGGCAACGTCTTCACGCCCGATACGACAGGGAAGCACCCGGCAATCATCTTCATCACCAGTTGGGCGCTGCCCAGCGTGGAGTACTACGTACAGGCGCAGCGGTTCGCCGATGCCGGGTACGTCGTGGTCTCGTACACCCCCCGAGGCTTCTGGTCATCGGGGGGCACCATCGACACGGCTGGCCCCAAGGACATCGGCGACCTGAGCGAAATCATCAACTGGACGATTGCCAATACTCCCACGGATCCGACTCGCATCGGTGCGGCGGGCGTGTCCTATGGCGCGGGCATGGCGTTGATCGGCTCGGCCTTTGACTCACGTATCCGTGCCGTGGCCGCGCTGAGCTGCTGGACGGATCTCACGTACTCGCTGTTCTCGAACCAGACGCGCCATCTGCAGAGCGCCGGGCTGCTGTGGCTCTCGGCGGAGTTGACCGGACAGCCCTCGGCGGAGCTGCAGCAGGCCCTCTCGAACTTCTTCGACAACCAGAACCTGGACAGCGTCATCGCCTACGCGCAGGTGCGCAGCGCCGCGACGTACCTGAATCGCATCAACACGAACCGTCCGGCCATCCTCATGGCCAACGCCTACGGCGACACCTTCTTCGGGCCGAATCAGCTCGCCGACTTCTTCACCCGGCTGACGGGGCCGAAGCGGCTCGAGCTCCGTCCGGGTGACCACGCCATCGCCGAGCTGACCGGCATCATCGGCCTGCCCAATGACGCCTGGACGAGCACGCGTCGCTGGTTCGACCAGTACCTGCGCGGCGTGGACACGGGCATCGCCTCGGAGAACCCGGTTCAGCTCCAGCTCCGGGGCCAGAGCACCTATGAGTCGTACCCGTCGTGGAGCGCCGTCTCGACGAGCACCGCGCGCTACAACCTGAGCGAGATTCACTGGTGGAGCAACGAGGGAGACCTCATGACGGGCTCGCAGACGGGCTGGAGCAAGACGATTCTCGCGGGCGATGACACCGTCGCCAACGGAGGCGTGGTGCTGCTGACGAACGGCGCGGAGGCCATCACGGGTGAACCGCCCACTGCGTGGATTCCAGCGGTGGACCGGTCGAATGCGGCAGTCTGGCAGTCGGACTGGCTGACGAGCCCGCGACGCGTGCGCGGTACCCCGCACCTGCGCCTGACCGTCACTCCGGGTAGCTCCGGTCAGACGACGGTCCTCGCCTACCTCTACGACACGGACTGGGGAGGGACGGGGAGCCTCGTCACACACGTCGCGGTCACGCTCCGAGACGCCGTTGCTGGCCAGCCCTACGCCGTGGACGTGGACTTCCTTTCGACTGCCTATGACATTCCGAGCGGCCATCGCCTCTCGCTCGTCCTCGACACCGTCGATCCGCTCTACGCGGACAAGGCGCCAGCCTTCTCCACGGTGCGGTTCTCCTCGCCGTCGAGCAGCCCGTCCTATGTGTCTCTGCCACTGAAGTGA